In the Corynebacterium kroppenstedtii genome, one interval contains:
- a CDS encoding TIGR01777 family oxidoreductase — MTIEYSHTARIPFPRRDVVEYYESAGGAARLCPDFSTTLTSGPSKGLAEGSETELEMGLPWLEGLAPVSTTVKWKARHTAYTQGESFTDMMVQGPLDSWEHTHTFSDDKFSDSNGGSSLVQDQVTAELPGKTSALGKNWLVKKKIDKELERTFDFRTRQTVADLAFKQQLRDIGSTDRATDPTTPQTFVIAGETGLVGQAISALLRSLGHSVIALTRSSRTSQVPGVTYKRWDPSNGTLDPSLLKGATAVINLAGTSIMGRFTDDHKKSILHSRLDATTTLVEAMKKAAPDGGPTTLINASASGYYGADAGSVTEESPAGDDFLADVCQRWEDAALQAEEAGIRVALIRTGLVLSARGGLLGAQLPLYLMGGGGPLNGGEMWQPWIGIDDLAQIYIWSAFNPEVSGPVNAAAPNPVKQKEFASILAKVLRRPSVIPTPRLGPDALMGKEGADQLALSSVKMKPEVLKKNKYTFRFTDLEEALRHTLGK, encoded by the coding sequence ATGACTATCGAGTATTCACATACCGCACGGATCCCCTTTCCCCGGCGCGACGTCGTGGAGTATTACGAATCCGCTGGAGGCGCTGCGCGTTTATGCCCTGATTTTTCAACAACGTTGACTTCGGGCCCCAGCAAAGGTCTAGCGGAGGGCTCCGAGACTGAGTTAGAAATGGGCTTGCCCTGGCTAGAGGGCCTGGCGCCAGTGTCGACGACAGTAAAATGGAAGGCGCGTCATACTGCGTACACCCAAGGCGAGTCGTTTACGGACATGATGGTGCAGGGCCCTCTCGATTCATGGGAGCATACCCACACATTTTCGGACGATAAGTTTTCCGATTCCAATGGTGGTTCCTCACTAGTTCAGGATCAGGTAACAGCGGAGCTTCCGGGCAAGACGTCAGCACTGGGTAAGAATTGGCTGGTTAAGAAAAAGATTGACAAAGAGCTGGAGCGGACGTTTGATTTCCGCACACGCCAGACGGTGGCTGACTTAGCCTTTAAACAGCAATTACGTGATATCGGCAGCACGGATAGGGCTACTGATCCCACAACTCCTCAAACTTTTGTCATCGCAGGCGAAACCGGATTAGTCGGGCAAGCAATTTCGGCGCTCCTCCGTTCACTAGGCCACAGTGTTATCGCCCTAACCCGCAGTTCTCGCACGTCGCAAGTTCCCGGTGTCACATACAAGCGCTGGGATCCCAGCAACGGCACCCTTGACCCGTCTCTTCTGAAAGGTGCGACAGCTGTCATCAACTTGGCAGGGACGTCGATTATGGGGCGTTTTACTGATGACCACAAGAAATCAATTCTTCATTCGCGTCTCGACGCCACTACGACTCTTGTCGAGGCAATGAAAAAGGCCGCGCCGGATGGTGGACCGACTACGCTAATTAATGCCTCAGCCAGCGGGTATTACGGAGCTGATGCGGGTTCGGTGACGGAAGAGTCTCCAGCGGGCGACGATTTCCTTGCCGACGTATGCCAGCGCTGGGAGGACGCTGCGCTACAGGCGGAAGAGGCTGGTATTCGGGTGGCACTCATCCGGACTGGCCTGGTGTTATCCGCCCGTGGGGGCCTCCTAGGCGCCCAGCTCCCGCTGTATCTCATGGGTGGAGGCGGCCCACTGAACGGCGGTGAGATGTGGCAGCCGTGGATTGGTATTGATGACCTTGCCCAGATCTATATTTGGTCGGCGTTTAACCCCGAGGTATCCGGGCCGGTTAATGCCGCTGCTCCCAACCCGGTAAAGCAAAAAGAATTCGCGTCCATACTGGCGAAAGTTCTTCGTCGCCCGTCTGTCATTCCGACGCCACGTCTGGGACCGGATGCTCTGATGGGTAAGGAGGGCGCAGATCAGCTTGCTCTCTCGTCGGTCAAGATGAAACCCGAGGTGTTAAAGAAGAACAAATACACGTTCCGCTTCACTGATTTGGAAGAGGCGTTGCGCCACACGCTGGGGAAATGA
- a CDS encoding heavy-metal-associated domain-containing protein yields the protein MNTHKYKISGMTCSHCERAIRDEVSELPGIHVDEVSLETGMLTVSSDGDIKDMKVLEAVEEAGYTGTRL from the coding sequence ATGAACACCCACAAGTACAAGATTTCGGGCATGACCTGCAGCCACTGCGAACGTGCAATTCGTGACGAAGTCAGCGAACTACCCGGTATCCATGTTGATGAGGTCAGCTTGGAAACGGGAATGTTGACCGTCAGCTCAGATGGTGACATCAAAGATATGAAGGTTCTTGAGGCCGTAGAGGAAGCGGGTTACACAGGTACCCGCCTGTAA
- a CDS encoding heavy metal translocating P-type ATPase, with protein sequence MTPIATGGVATAEGSTIELDIGGMTCASCANRVERKLNKLEGVQATVNLATEKAKVTVPSTVSTDDLIQTVEKAGYSATLSEPRTPAPGERTTSSASKSQTQRGSAVGSKQDASPIERETARFRQRLIVSAWLAIPVIAMAMIPALQFRNWQWLSLTLASPVIVWGALPFHKAAWTNLKHGATTMDTLISMGTLVAFAWSLYALFFGHAGEPGLKHTFTMMASHTDASANIYLEVASGVTLFILVGRYFEKKSKRESGAALRALLDMGAKEVTLLDGGQEIRIPVEQLEVGNTFVVRPGEKIATDGVIVSGSSAIDESMLTGESVPAEVGSGDHVTGATVNTSGRLVVQATRVGADTQLAQMARMVEDAQTGKAQVQRLADRISGVFVPAVIGIALLTLIVWLALGHEFATAMTAAVAILVVACPCALGLATPTALLVGTGRGAQMGVLIKGPEVLESTRGIDTIVLDKTGTVTTGTMALTSVHAAATSSRDEVLAIAGAVESSSEHPIAHAIAQAANAQGLGAHTVTDFRNHEGLGVHAAVDGHDVYVGKESLLNDVGIPLDDELRCAKNDAEQAGKTAVAIAWDGEARGILVIADTVKTTSATAIKQLKELGLNPVLLTGDNRVVAQRIADEVGIADVKADVLPADKVQVIRGLQSRGKTVAMVGDGVNDAPALAQADLGLAMGTGADVAIEAADITLVRGDLSSAVDAVRLSHATLATIKTNLFWAFAYNVAAIPIAALGLLNPMIAGAAMAFSSVFVVGNSLRLRGFTSVNGNIGIHTGRDIDVRRNTSTRTRTDEEEWVK encoded by the coding sequence ATGACACCGATTGCCACCGGCGGTGTGGCCACAGCCGAAGGCTCAACCATTGAGCTCGACATCGGTGGGATGACCTGTGCATCGTGTGCTAACCGGGTAGAGCGTAAGCTCAACAAACTCGAGGGAGTGCAGGCCACAGTGAATTTGGCAACTGAAAAAGCCAAAGTTACGGTGCCGTCGACAGTATCGACCGACGACCTCATCCAAACAGTGGAAAAAGCAGGATACTCGGCCACTCTCAGTGAACCACGTACTCCCGCTCCAGGGGAACGCACGACCAGCAGTGCTTCGAAAAGTCAGACCCAGCGCGGTAGCGCTGTTGGCTCTAAGCAGGACGCAAGTCCTATCGAGCGGGAGACAGCACGTTTTCGGCAACGCCTTATTGTCTCCGCATGGCTGGCTATCCCCGTTATCGCCATGGCGATGATCCCGGCGCTGCAGTTCCGTAACTGGCAGTGGCTGTCCCTGACATTGGCGTCTCCCGTTATCGTGTGGGGCGCGCTTCCCTTCCATAAGGCAGCCTGGACGAACCTCAAACACGGCGCAACCACCATGGATACGCTCATTTCAATGGGAACACTGGTGGCATTTGCGTGGTCCTTATACGCCCTTTTCTTCGGACACGCCGGTGAACCAGGGCTCAAACATACGTTCACCATGATGGCGTCGCACACCGATGCGTCGGCCAATATCTACTTAGAAGTCGCCTCCGGTGTCACGTTATTTATCCTGGTAGGACGTTACTTCGAGAAAAAGTCCAAACGAGAATCCGGGGCTGCTCTTCGCGCGCTACTGGACATGGGAGCCAAAGAAGTCACCCTTCTCGACGGCGGCCAAGAAATCCGCATTCCCGTTGAGCAACTCGAGGTAGGAAACACCTTTGTTGTTCGACCCGGCGAAAAGATTGCCACCGACGGCGTTATAGTGAGTGGATCCTCAGCAATCGACGAATCCATGTTGACGGGCGAATCTGTCCCCGCAGAAGTTGGCTCCGGGGATCACGTCACCGGGGCAACAGTCAACACCAGTGGCCGGTTGGTCGTCCAGGCAACCCGCGTTGGTGCAGATACTCAGCTCGCCCAGATGGCGCGCATGGTTGAAGACGCCCAAACCGGAAAAGCTCAGGTTCAGCGCCTAGCCGATCGCATTTCCGGTGTTTTTGTCCCTGCCGTCATTGGCATTGCCCTACTGACCCTGATCGTCTGGCTTGCTTTAGGCCACGAATTCGCCACCGCTATGACAGCTGCGGTCGCGATTCTTGTTGTAGCGTGCCCCTGCGCCTTGGGGCTTGCCACGCCAACAGCACTTTTAGTTGGCACAGGCCGCGGTGCACAAATGGGTGTGCTGATCAAGGGACCAGAAGTTTTAGAATCCACTCGGGGCATTGACACCATCGTGTTGGATAAAACAGGCACGGTGACTACGGGCACCATGGCGCTAACTAGTGTTCATGCTGCCGCCACCTCATCCCGTGATGAAGTCCTAGCCATCGCGGGAGCAGTGGAGTCGTCATCAGAACACCCCATTGCACACGCCATAGCGCAGGCAGCGAACGCTCAAGGTCTCGGGGCTCACACGGTCACCGACTTCCGGAACCATGAGGGCCTCGGGGTACATGCGGCCGTGGACGGCCACGACGTGTACGTCGGTAAGGAATCTCTGCTCAATGACGTCGGAATTCCTCTAGACGACGAACTTCGGTGCGCGAAAAATGATGCCGAGCAAGCCGGAAAAACAGCAGTCGCTATCGCTTGGGATGGCGAAGCCCGAGGGATTCTTGTTATCGCAGACACTGTGAAAACAACGAGTGCCACAGCAATAAAACAACTCAAAGAGCTAGGGCTCAACCCTGTCTTGCTAACAGGAGACAATAGAGTTGTTGCCCAGCGCATTGCCGATGAAGTTGGCATTGCCGATGTCAAAGCAGATGTCCTTCCCGCCGATAAAGTACAGGTCATCCGTGGACTTCAGAGCCGAGGAAAAACCGTGGCCATGGTGGGCGACGGCGTCAATGATGCCCCTGCGTTGGCTCAAGCAGACCTCGGCCTTGCGATGGGAACTGGCGCAGATGTGGCCATCGAAGCAGCCGACATCACACTAGTTCGCGGAGACCTATCCAGCGCCGTTGACGCAGTGCGCCTCTCCCACGCAACGCTCGCGACCATTAAGACAAACCTGTTTTGGGCTTTCGCGTATAACGTCGCCGCTATTCCAATAGCTGCTCTGGGGCTTCTTAATCCCATGATCGCGGGAGCAGCGATGGCGTTTTCTAGCGTCTTTGTGGTGGGCAACAGCCTCCGGCTGCGTGGGTTTACCAGCGTTAATGGGAACATCGGTATCCACACTGGTAGGGATATTGACGTCCGCCGTAATACGAGCACGCGTACTCGCACTGATGAGGAGGAATGGGTGAAATGA
- a CDS encoding metal-sensitive transcriptional regulator gives MTTPTTVDSTAEQELCHACHETHAPHGYISEKERYLHRMKRIEGQARGITKMIEDEKYCVDILTQISALTKALQAVGLGLLDDHLNHCVLNAAQAGGDEAEQKLHEASQAIARLVKS, from the coding sequence ATGACCACACCAACTACCGTGGATAGCACGGCTGAACAGGAATTATGTCATGCATGCCATGAAACCCACGCCCCCCATGGCTATATTTCGGAAAAGGAACGGTACCTCCACCGGATGAAGCGGATCGAAGGACAAGCCCGTGGCATCACCAAGATGATTGAGGACGAAAAATACTGTGTCGATATTCTGACGCAGATCAGCGCGTTAACAAAGGCCTTACAGGCCGTTGGATTGGGCTTACTTGATGACCACCTAAATCACTGCGTCCTTAATGCAGCCCAAGCTGGGGGCGATGAAGCCGAACAAAAACTTCACGAGGCATCACAAGCTATTGCCCGATTAGTGAAGTCCTAA
- the efeB gene encoding iron uptake transporter deferrochelatase/peroxidase subunit produces MSPHNDNPDRSRGHGNRHEPCRDEPGPDTSRHGDGDVGETDGSAHERTSSADATGTPGTSGNKDQGRTRGISRRRLFTTAGFAGLAGIAGAGIGGFAVHAAENKDTSDPTSLIYPFRGEHQQGITTPAQDNMYTAAFDITTDDLDELKDMLISWTSASEQMCAGELIGGEPNANPKAVPRDTGEAWNYPVGGLTITFGFGKGLFVDGDGKDRFGLKAKMPDVIKEGMPKFANEALRSEQSDGDLLVQVCSNDAQVCVHAIRNLTRIGFGTVRLRWGQIGYGRTSSTSTDQDTPRNLFGFKDGTQNIKSDETDALDKDVWVTDGWMSGGSFFVARKIHMYLEVWDRVILEEQEDVIGRDKRYGAPLSVEDPSDDREFDDVDYTARRGGKLAVPADSHVAVVAPEHNQGHRMLRRGYNYTDGNDSLGRLNAGLFFIAYSKDPREGFYPILKKMTEKDAMTEYLQHQASALFAVPGGVREGDTMVGQRLFE; encoded by the coding sequence GTGTCACCCCACAACGACAACCCCGACCGCAGCCGCGGCCACGGTAACCGTCATGAACCGTGTCGCGATGAACCGGGCCCTGATACCAGCAGGCACGGGGACGGTGACGTCGGCGAGACGGATGGTTCAGCGCATGAACGTACGAGTTCGGCGGACGCGACGGGCACGCCGGGCACATCGGGTAACAAGGATCAGGGCCGTACGCGGGGTATTTCACGACGCCGACTCTTCACCACTGCCGGATTCGCTGGCCTTGCCGGGATAGCCGGCGCGGGCATCGGCGGTTTTGCTGTTCATGCTGCGGAAAACAAGGACACATCTGACCCAACTTCGCTCATTTACCCGTTCCGTGGCGAACATCAGCAGGGAATTACAACGCCGGCGCAAGACAATATGTATACCGCCGCATTCGACATCACGACCGATGATCTGGACGAGCTCAAGGACATGCTGATTTCGTGGACGTCCGCCTCGGAACAAATGTGCGCGGGTGAATTGATTGGTGGCGAACCGAACGCTAACCCCAAGGCCGTACCTCGGGACACTGGTGAGGCGTGGAATTACCCCGTCGGCGGTTTGACCATTACTTTTGGCTTCGGGAAGGGGCTTTTTGTCGACGGAGACGGCAAGGACCGCTTTGGTCTGAAAGCGAAAATGCCGGACGTCATCAAGGAAGGGATGCCCAAGTTCGCCAATGAGGCGCTTCGGTCTGAACAGAGCGATGGTGATCTGTTGGTTCAGGTGTGCTCCAATGATGCTCAGGTGTGCGTGCATGCGATTCGGAATCTGACGCGAATCGGGTTCGGCACTGTGCGGCTGCGGTGGGGGCAAATCGGGTACGGGCGGACGTCGTCAACCAGTACTGACCAGGACACTCCCCGGAACTTGTTTGGCTTTAAAGACGGCACCCAGAACATCAAGAGCGATGAAACCGACGCTCTGGATAAAGATGTGTGGGTGACGGATGGGTGGATGTCCGGCGGCAGTTTCTTCGTCGCCCGGAAGATTCACATGTATCTCGAGGTGTGGGATCGCGTTATTTTGGAGGAACAAGAGGATGTGATCGGGCGTGATAAGCGCTACGGTGCCCCTTTGTCCGTTGAGGACCCCTCCGACGATCGCGAGTTTGACGATGTTGATTACACTGCCCGGCGCGGCGGAAAGCTGGCTGTACCAGCGGATTCTCATGTGGCTGTTGTTGCCCCGGAACATAATCAGGGTCATAGGATGCTTCGGCGTGGGTACAACTACACCGATGGAAATGACTCCTTGGGCCGGTTAAACGCCGGACTGTTCTTTATTGCGTATTCGAAGGATCCGCGGGAGGGGTTCTATCCAATATTGAAGAAAATGACGGAAAAAGACGCTATGACTGAGTACCTTCAGCATCAGGCGTCTGCCTTGTTTGCTGTCCCCGGCGGTGTTCGAGAGGGCGATACTATGGTCGGCCAGCGGTTATTCGAATAA
- the efeO gene encoding iron uptake system protein EfeO yields MTSHLCSPRIIAATIASVATALTLGACTDNPQNSSSDDNTKADQTIQVTITDDSCELSTSEVPSGVVKFEITNNGTKPNELEILAENKLQIESEQENIGPGTTANLTTALKQGSYHTACKPNMVGDFVGLKDFTVTKGKEVTLTDDEKEAEDRAITNYTAYVKDQVGQLLTGTQAFTEAYTSGDTERAKQLFPLARANYERIEPTAESFGIKEAGDLDTALDARIQDLAADAGKDVTDKDVLTKWTGWHRIEADLWCGDDFRFAHDEDRKKAADQLNEDTKKLYDLVYGNREGTDGKFKLDLSDVVDGASSLMEEVATSKIVGEEDTFSHTDLYDFKANVEGATVAYGNVADLVKKKDADLDKKITRAFDKVNKLIDEQKPGEVTGLGDGFDGDPTYKPYDEIATVQKDAGEAPKESDYTDTQRDFSDAINGLSEPLSQVAGTILH; encoded by the coding sequence ATGACATCTCATTTGTGCTCCCCACGCATCATCGCAGCAACCATTGCATCCGTCGCCACTGCTCTCACGCTCGGCGCGTGCACGGACAATCCTCAGAACTCGTCCAGCGATGACAACACCAAAGCCGACCAGACGATTCAGGTCACCATCACGGACGATTCGTGCGAACTGTCCACGTCAGAGGTGCCGTCGGGCGTCGTCAAGTTTGAAATTACTAATAACGGAACAAAGCCCAATGAGCTCGAGATTCTGGCCGAAAACAAACTCCAGATTGAATCAGAGCAAGAAAACATTGGCCCCGGGACCACCGCAAACCTGACCACCGCGTTAAAGCAGGGGTCGTATCACACGGCGTGCAAGCCGAACATGGTTGGCGACTTTGTCGGGCTCAAGGATTTCACGGTCACCAAGGGCAAAGAAGTCACGCTGACTGACGACGAAAAAGAGGCAGAGGACCGGGCGATTACGAACTACACCGCGTATGTGAAGGATCAAGTCGGGCAGCTACTCACCGGGACGCAGGCGTTTACCGAGGCCTACACCAGCGGAGATACCGAGAGGGCCAAGCAACTATTCCCGCTCGCCCGCGCGAACTATGAGCGAATCGAACCCACTGCGGAGTCCTTCGGCATCAAGGAAGCGGGCGACCTCGACACCGCACTCGATGCCCGCATCCAGGACCTCGCCGCAGACGCTGGCAAAGATGTCACCGATAAAGATGTGCTCACAAAGTGGACCGGCTGGCACCGGATTGAAGCTGACCTATGGTGCGGGGACGACTTCCGATTCGCTCATGACGAGGATCGGAAGAAAGCCGCTGACCAGCTTAACGAGGACACGAAGAAGCTGTATGACCTTGTCTACGGCAACCGTGAGGGAACCGACGGCAAATTCAAACTGGACCTTTCCGACGTCGTTGATGGCGCATCCAGCTTGATGGAGGAAGTAGCGACCTCGAAGATCGTCGGGGAAGAGGACACGTTCTCGCACACCGACCTCTACGATTTCAAAGCGAATGTTGAGGGTGCCACAGTCGCCTACGGCAACGTTGCTGACCTGGTGAAGAAGAAGGACGCGGACTTGGACAAGAAGATCACCCGCGCCTTCGACAAGGTCAATAAGCTTATCGACGAACAGAAGCCCGGCGAGGTCACCGGCCTCGGTGACGGATTCGATGGGGACCCGACCTACAAGCCCTATGACGAGATCGCCACCGTTCAGAAGGATGCTGGCGAGGCCCCCAAGGAGTCGGATTACACCGACACACAGAGGGACTTCTCTGACGCGATCAACGGCTTGTCGGAGCCTTTGTCCCAGGTTGCCGGCACGATTTTGCACTAG
- the efeU gene encoding iron uptake transporter permease EfeU produces MLIANLLLALREGFEATLIVGILFAYLKKAGRQDVYPKLWLGIGLAALVPLSFGAILTWGPKTLTFQAQEIIGGGLSLVAVALVTWMIFWMGKNSRQMKGELEGSMAKTLGEHDSGWGVVWIAVLAVGREGMETALFIWATVRSSIENNVAATTTGVVLGLVIAIILGWAVYKGAARINMRMFFAVTGIFLIFVAAGICSYGIGDLQEAGVIPGVMNHAWNMSHLLPENTSPLYWVYVVGQAMFQINVQPTVGQVIAWWVYLVPVLVLFILQIRGKVFAPSAPARPAAPATSQ; encoded by the coding sequence ATGCTTATAGCGAATCTCCTGCTTGCTCTCCGAGAAGGCTTTGAGGCAACCCTTATAGTGGGAATCCTTTTCGCCTACCTTAAAAAGGCTGGTCGGCAGGATGTTTATCCCAAACTATGGCTAGGTATCGGACTGGCAGCCCTCGTCCCCCTCTCATTCGGCGCCATTCTGACGTGGGGGCCGAAAACACTCACCTTCCAGGCACAAGAGATCATCGGCGGAGGCCTCTCTCTCGTCGCCGTGGCTCTGGTCACCTGGATGATTTTTTGGATGGGGAAAAACTCCCGCCAGATGAAAGGTGAACTCGAAGGCTCCATGGCGAAAACCCTAGGAGAACACGACTCTGGCTGGGGCGTCGTATGGATCGCCGTCCTCGCCGTCGGCCGCGAAGGCATGGAGACTGCGCTGTTCATCTGGGCCACCGTGAGGTCGTCGATCGAAAACAACGTGGCGGCCACCACGACGGGCGTCGTGCTAGGGCTGGTTATTGCCATCATTCTCGGATGGGCAGTATACAAAGGCGCTGCTCGCATCAACATGCGCATGTTCTTCGCCGTCACCGGCATTTTCCTCATCTTCGTCGCCGCTGGTATTTGCTCCTACGGCATCGGAGACCTCCAAGAGGCCGGGGTCATTCCCGGTGTCATGAACCACGCATGGAATATGTCCCACCTTCTCCCCGAAAACACGTCCCCGCTGTACTGGGTTTATGTGGTGGGGCAAGCGATGTTCCAAATCAACGTGCAGCCCACCGTCGGCCAAGTCATCGCCTGGTGGGTGTACCTGGTGCCTGTCCTCGTGCTGTTCATCCTGCAGATCAGGGGCAAGGTCTTTGCCCCTTCAGCCCCGGCACGGCCTGCAGCACCTGCCACTAGCCAATAA
- the glfT1 gene encoding galactofuranosyltransferase GlfT1 — protein sequence MPLSSSDRIAAVIVTHKRRDLLANSLHIVASQTLAPEWVVVVDNGNEPEVKDLVESVCANSPTSPTPVYLPSRHNLGGAGGFAYGFLTALALGADAIFCADDDGRPENTEVLATLMRVADKHGLEEVSPVVAGIENPDQLAFPVRLPGTVEWKRKRSELEGTDNGTFIPGIASLFNGALFSANAVDQLGVPDLRLFIRGDEVEYNRRLNRSGLPYGTTLEAAYLHPTGADEFKPIFFGKMHTQYPDNENKRYFTYRNRGYLMNQPGMRKLIPQEYARFAWFFLIQRKDPKGFVSWLRLHRQGRHERFTRP from the coding sequence ATGCCTCTTTCTTCGTCGGACCGCATTGCCGCTGTCATCGTGACGCATAAACGCCGTGACCTGCTGGCCAACTCACTGCACATTGTCGCAAGCCAAACTCTGGCACCAGAGTGGGTTGTCGTGGTGGATAACGGCAATGAGCCCGAAGTCAAAGATCTCGTGGAAAGCGTCTGTGCGAACAGTCCTACCTCGCCGACACCCGTCTACCTTCCCTCGCGGCACAACCTCGGTGGGGCCGGTGGTTTCGCCTACGGATTCTTAACCGCACTCGCTCTCGGTGCCGACGCCATATTCTGCGCCGATGACGACGGCCGGCCGGAAAACACCGAGGTCCTAGCGACATTAATGCGCGTTGCGGACAAGCACGGACTTGAGGAAGTCAGCCCCGTGGTTGCAGGGATTGAGAATCCCGACCAGCTGGCGTTCCCGGTTCGCCTCCCCGGCACCGTCGAATGGAAACGGAAGCGAAGCGAACTGGAAGGGACCGATAACGGGACTTTTATCCCCGGCATCGCGTCACTGTTCAACGGAGCGCTGTTCAGCGCGAATGCCGTCGACCAGCTGGGAGTACCCGACCTCCGGCTGTTTATCCGCGGCGACGAAGTCGAATACAACCGCCGGCTCAATCGATCCGGCCTGCCTTACGGGACGACACTGGAAGCTGCCTACCTGCACCCAACGGGGGCCGACGAGTTCAAACCCATTTTCTTCGGGAAAATGCACACCCAATACCCCGATAACGAAAACAAGCGGTATTTCACGTACCGCAACCGTGGTTACCTGATGAACCAACCCGGGATGAGGAAACTCATACCCCAGGAATATGCGCGTTTCGCCTGGTTCTTCCTTATTCAGCGGAAAGATCCCAAAGGTTTTGTCTCCTGGTTGAGGCTTCATCGCCAAGGGCGCCATGAACGCTTTACTCGCCCTTAG
- the wzt gene encoding galactan export ABC transporter ATP-binding subunit Wzt/RfbE, producing MVSIDTYNACVDFPIFDAKSRSLKKAFLGAAGGAIGRNADNVVVVEALKNVNLHLQDGDRVGLVGHNGAGKSTLLRLLSGIYEPTRGSAEVHGRVAPVFDLGVGMDPEISGYENIIIRGLFLGQTRKKMQAKMDEIAEFTELGDYLDMPLRTYSTGMRVRLALGVVTSIEPEILLLDEGIGAVDAAFMAKARDRLREMVERSGILVFASHSDEFLAQLCTSALWVDHGEIRQAGQVDDIVEQYEGREAAEQVRHVMRDMAIEHAQKNGSVPVSEQSPSSETAL from the coding sequence ATGGTCAGTATTGATACCTACAATGCGTGCGTCGATTTCCCCATTTTCGACGCCAAATCACGCTCACTGAAGAAAGCGTTCCTCGGAGCTGCCGGCGGAGCGATCGGCCGGAACGCCGACAACGTCGTCGTTGTAGAAGCGCTGAAGAACGTCAACCTCCACCTTCAGGACGGCGACCGGGTGGGGCTCGTCGGCCATAATGGTGCTGGTAAGTCCACGCTGCTACGTCTGCTGTCGGGAATATACGAACCCACCCGCGGGTCGGCTGAAGTTCACGGCCGCGTAGCCCCCGTCTTTGACCTGGGCGTCGGCATGGACCCGGAGATCTCCGGCTACGAAAACATCATTATCCGTGGCCTTTTCCTGGGGCAGACGCGCAAAAAGATGCAGGCCAAAATGGATGAGATCGCCGAGTTCACCGAGCTGGGTGACTACCTCGACATGCCGCTGCGCACCTATTCCACCGGTATGCGCGTCCGCCTCGCGCTGGGGGTTGTGACGTCCATCGAGCCGGAAATTCTTCTTCTCGACGAAGGCATCGGCGCTGTTGACGCCGCGTTCATGGCGAAAGCGCGTGACCGGCTCCGCGAAATGGTGGAGCGGTCCGGAATTTTGGTGTTCGCCTCGCACTCGGACGAATTTCTTGCGCAACTGTGTACGTCCGCGTTGTGGGTGGACCACGGAGAGATACGCCAGGCCGGACAAGTGGACGATATCGTCGAACAATACGAGGGACGTGAAGCAGCCGAACAGGTGCGTCACGTAATGCGCGATATGGCTATTGAACATGCGCAAAAGAACGGTAGCGTGCCGGTGTCCGAGCAGAGCCCGTCGTCGGAAACTGCCCTATAA